A genomic window from Camelus ferus isolate YT-003-E chromosome 9, BCGSAC_Cfer_1.0, whole genome shotgun sequence includes:
- the TAF1C gene encoding TATA box-binding protein-associated factor RNA polymerase I subunit C isoform X3 — MDFPSSLPPSLFMTGPLGLSDVPDVSFMCSWRDALTLPESPPQASENGAPHLAKGLLWEPDTPGPLPLLPPGPDPWDPGLTARDLLFRGGYHFRRQPRAVLDVTEQLSQFLWDHGDIAFAPLGKLMLENFKLEGAQSRSKKKTVVSVKRLLQDLGGHQPWGCPWAYLSYRQRRFSILGGPVLATSLARLLGELLHEELAARWEQLLLDDAFTGGALAWVPGRMPGAGQLVYPAGGALDRLYFQKVSLTPGSEPRVLGDPGHIQLRGPVRQVVTRTVQGEALLAVRSDYHCALWKVGKPGQPAPLQVLQVEKGATGISLSPHLPGELTVCSRSGAVCLWNPQDGLRQVYKDPETLVFRDPSPWRWADFTAHPRVLTVGDRTGVKLVDTQGPPGCGLLLFRGGAEASCQKGERVLLTQYLGDCSPESLQPTFHLVCTQFSLYLVDERLPLVPLLKWNHGLSSTPVVAQLLPPPRPGCPRPLLLAGQAGELQLLHITGLAATVLPSASTPVLSLFQLSAAGDVFHQRLHLQADPRPDSPAPTASWTPRATSRCSRWLKTLLEVPLTPPMWAAPTFSHRRLLGSFESREVEGKVPEGLRTAMAEGRLLQHRDLGLLPTREQPPAPEPGPEDELSERLEAAWEGQVAAWWERRQGGSSGPGKQPKRHKRRTQLSSTFSSLSGRLDLSDATSPPRSPDRTVPEARPQPPVTPPSQELTQGPWAEGIPSERQQTLRDYMAELPLQGDTPGGASAPSSQTSSIRGTSSRQQTLRDCTVKLQLRGDTAGGASMPSSQTSSVRATLSRQQAAILSGSQPLRKKPRMGF; from the exons ATGGacttccccagctccctcccgcCCTCATTGTTTATGACTGGCCCACTTGGTCTGAGCGATGTCCCTGATGTGTCCTTCATGTGCAGCTGGAGAGATGCGCTAACCCTACCAGAGTCCCCACCCCAAGCCTCTGAG AACGGGGCTCCACACTTGGCGAAGGGCCTGCTCTGGGAGCCAGACACCCCTGGGCCCCTTCCTTTGCTGCCTCCTGGTCCCG ATCCTTGGGACCCTGGCTTGACTGCCCGGGATCTGCTTTTCCGGGGAGGCTACCACTTCCGAAGACAGCCCCGTGCTGTGCTGGACGTTACTGAGCAG ctCAGCCAGTTCCTGTGGGACCATGGGGATATCGCCTTTGCACCCCTGGGGAAGCTGATGCTAGAGAATTTCAAACTGGAGGGAGCTCAG AGTCGCTCTAAGAAGAAGACAGTGGTCAGTGTGAAGAGGCTACTCCAGGACCTCGGTGGACACCAGCCCTGGGG TTGTCCCTGGGCTTACCTCAGCTACCGACAGCGCCGTTTCTCCATCCTTGGGGGCCCCGTCCTGGCTACATCGCTGGCGCGCCTCCTGGGAGAGCTGCTACATGAGGAGCTGGCAGCACGGTGGGAGCAGCTGCTCCTGGACGACGCCTTCACTGGGGGTGCGCTAGCCTGGGTGCCTGGCAGGATGCCCGGGGCCGGGCAGCTGGTCTACCCTGCAGGAGGCGCCCTGGACAGGCTGT ATTTCCAAAAGGTCAGTCTGACCCCAGGCAGTGAGCCCCGGGTTCTCGGGGACCCTGGCCACATCCAGCTCCGCGGACCTGTCCGGCAGGTGGTGACCCGCACTGTGCAGGGAGAAG CTCTGCTGGCAGTCCGCTCTGACTACCACTGTGCACTGTGGAAGGTCGGTAAGCCAGGGCAGCCGGCCCCTCTCCAGGTGCTGCAGGTTGAGAAGGGGGCCACCGGGATCAGCCTCAG CCCTCACCTGCCAGGAGAGCTGACCGTCTGCAGCCGTTCTGGAGCTGTCTGTCTGTGGAACCCCCAGGATGG GCTGCGGCAAGTCTACAAGGACCCCGAGACCCTTGTATTCCGAGACCCCTCTCCCTGGCGTTGGGCAGACTTCACCGCCCACCCTCGAGTGCTGACTGTGGGTGATCGCACTGGAGTGAAACTCGTCGACACTCAG GGTCCGCCGGGCTGTGGTCTGCTGCTTTTTCGGGGTGGGGCGGAAGCATCGTGCCAGAAAGGGGAACGTGTCCTACTGACCCAGTACCTGGGGGACTGCAGCCCCGAGTCTCTGCAGCCCACATTCCACCTTGTCTGTACCCAG TTCTCGCTCTACCTGGTAGACGAGCGTCTCCCCTTGGTGCCTCTGCTGAAGTGGAACCATGGCCTCTCTTCCACTCCTGTGGTGGCCCAgctgctgcccccgccccgccctggcTGCCCACGGCCACTGCTCCTGGCAGGCCAGGCCGGAGAGCTGCAGTTGCTGCACATCACAG GTCTGGCCGCCActgtcctgccctctgcctccacaCCAGTCCTGTCACTCTTCCAACTCTCGGCAGCTGGAGATGTCTTCCACCAGCGCCTCCACCTCCAGGCAGACCCCAGGCCCGACTCTCCTGCCCCTACGGCTTCCTGGACCCCCCGGGCCACTTCCCGCTGCAGCCGGTGGCTGAAGACCCTGCTAGAGGTGCCTCTGACTCCCCCGATGTGGGCTGCACCCACCTTCTCCCACCGCCGTCTGCTGGGCAGCTTTGAGTCACGAGAGGTTGAGGGGAAAGTGCCAGAGGGTCTCCGCACAGCCATGGCCGAAGGGCGGCTCCTGCAGCACAGGGACCTGGGCTTGCTCCCAACCAGAGAGCAGCCCCCTGCGCCCGAGCCGGGCCCTGAGGATGAGCTCAGTGAGCGTTTGGAGGCAGCCTGGGAAGGCCAGGTGGCGGCCTGGTGGGAGAGGCGTCAGGGCGGCAGCTCAGGGCCTGGGAAACAGCCCAAGCGGCACAAGCGCCGGACTCAGCTGTCCAGCACCTTCTCCTCGCTCAGCGGCCGCTTGGACCTCTCGGATGCCACCAGCCCCCCTCGCAGCCCAGACCGGACAGTTCCTGAGGCCAGGCCTCAGCCCCCAGTGACCCCACCCTCCCAGGAGTTGACCCAGGGGCCGTGGGCAGAGGGGATCCCCTCGGAGCGGCAGCAAACCCTCCGGGACTACATGGCTGAGCTGCCTCTCCAAGGGGACACCCCAGGAGGGGcctctgcaccctcctcccagACTTCCAGCATCCGaggcacctcctccaggcagcagaCCCTCCGGGACTGCACTGTCAAGCTGCAGCTCCGAGGAGACACTGCAGGGGGTGCTTCCATGCCCTCCTCCCAGACCTCTAGCGTCCGGGCCACCCTCTCCAGGCAGCAAGCAGCCATCCTCTCCGGTTCTCAGCCGCTCCGGAAGAAGCCCCGCATGGGCTTCTGA
- the TAF1C gene encoding TATA box-binding protein-associated factor RNA polymerase I subunit C isoform X1: MDFPSSLPPSLFMTGPLGLSDVPDVSFMCSWRDALTLPESPPQASENGAPHLAKGLLWEPDTPGPLPLLPPGPDPWDPGLTARDLLFRGGYHFRRQPRAVLDVTEQLSQFLWDHGDIAFAPLGKLMLENFKLEGAQSRSKKKTVVSVKRLLQDLGGHQPWGCPWAYLSYRQRRFSILGGPVLATSLARLLGELLHEELAARWEQLLLDDAFTGGALAWVPGRMPGAGQLVYPAGGALDRLYFQKVSLTPGSEPRVLGDPGHIQLRGPVRQVVTRTVQGEGKAHRHLRPLLTDLLPDHNPDLLCPSALLAVRSDYHCALWKVGKPGQPAPLQVLQVEKGATGISLSPHLPGELTVCSRSGAVCLWNPQDGLRQVYKDPETLVFRDPSPWRWADFTAHPRVLTVGDRTGVKLVDTQGPPGCGLLLFRGGAEASCQKGERVLLTQYLGDCSPESLQPTFHLVCTQFSLYLVDERLPLVPLLKWNHGLSSTPVVAQLLPPPRPGCPRPLLLAGQAGELQLLHITGEGASTPRLAGPPQSLPSRSNSLSAFPLLEPKSQWRLQERLSAPTIGLAATVLPSASTPVLSLFQLSAAGDVFHQRLHLQADPRPDSPAPTASWTPRATSRCSRWLKTLLEVPLTPPMWAAPTFSHRRLLGSFESREVEGKVPEGLRTAMAEGRLLQHRDLGLLPTREQPPAPEPGPEDELSERLEAAWEGQVAAWWERRQGGSSGPGKQPKRHKRRTQLSSTFSSLSGRLDLSDATSPPRSPDRTVPEARPQPPVTPPSQELTQGPWAEGIPSERQQTLRDYMAELPLQGDTPGGASAPSSQTSSIRGTSSRQQTLRDCTVKLQLRGDTAGGASMPSSQTSSVRATLSRQQAAILSGSQPLRKKPRMGF, encoded by the exons ATGGacttccccagctccctcccgcCCTCATTGTTTATGACTGGCCCACTTGGTCTGAGCGATGTCCCTGATGTGTCCTTCATGTGCAGCTGGAGAGATGCGCTAACCCTACCAGAGTCCCCACCCCAAGCCTCTGAG AACGGGGCTCCACACTTGGCGAAGGGCCTGCTCTGGGAGCCAGACACCCCTGGGCCCCTTCCTTTGCTGCCTCCTGGTCCCG ATCCTTGGGACCCTGGCTTGACTGCCCGGGATCTGCTTTTCCGGGGAGGCTACCACTTCCGAAGACAGCCCCGTGCTGTGCTGGACGTTACTGAGCAG ctCAGCCAGTTCCTGTGGGACCATGGGGATATCGCCTTTGCACCCCTGGGGAAGCTGATGCTAGAGAATTTCAAACTGGAGGGAGCTCAG AGTCGCTCTAAGAAGAAGACAGTGGTCAGTGTGAAGAGGCTACTCCAGGACCTCGGTGGACACCAGCCCTGGGG TTGTCCCTGGGCTTACCTCAGCTACCGACAGCGCCGTTTCTCCATCCTTGGGGGCCCCGTCCTGGCTACATCGCTGGCGCGCCTCCTGGGAGAGCTGCTACATGAGGAGCTGGCAGCACGGTGGGAGCAGCTGCTCCTGGACGACGCCTTCACTGGGGGTGCGCTAGCCTGGGTGCCTGGCAGGATGCCCGGGGCCGGGCAGCTGGTCTACCCTGCAGGAGGCGCCCTGGACAGGCTGT ATTTCCAAAAGGTCAGTCTGACCCCAGGCAGTGAGCCCCGGGTTCTCGGGGACCCTGGCCACATCCAGCTCCGCGGACCTGTCCGGCAGGTGGTGACCCGCACTGTGCAGGGAGAAGGTAAGGCCCATAGACACCTCCGTCCCCTGCTGACTGACTTGCTGCCTGACCATAACCCTGACCTTCTCTGTCCCTCAGCTCTGCTGGCAGTCCGCTCTGACTACCACTGTGCACTGTGGAAGGTCGGTAAGCCAGGGCAGCCGGCCCCTCTCCAGGTGCTGCAGGTTGAGAAGGGGGCCACCGGGATCAGCCTCAG CCCTCACCTGCCAGGAGAGCTGACCGTCTGCAGCCGTTCTGGAGCTGTCTGTCTGTGGAACCCCCAGGATGG GCTGCGGCAAGTCTACAAGGACCCCGAGACCCTTGTATTCCGAGACCCCTCTCCCTGGCGTTGGGCAGACTTCACCGCCCACCCTCGAGTGCTGACTGTGGGTGATCGCACTGGAGTGAAACTCGTCGACACTCAG GGTCCGCCGGGCTGTGGTCTGCTGCTTTTTCGGGGTGGGGCGGAAGCATCGTGCCAGAAAGGGGAACGTGTCCTACTGACCCAGTACCTGGGGGACTGCAGCCCCGAGTCTCTGCAGCCCACATTCCACCTTGTCTGTACCCAG TTCTCGCTCTACCTGGTAGACGAGCGTCTCCCCTTGGTGCCTCTGCTGAAGTGGAACCATGGCCTCTCTTCCACTCCTGTGGTGGCCCAgctgctgcccccgccccgccctggcTGCCCACGGCCACTGCTCCTGGCAGGCCAGGCCGGAGAGCTGCAGTTGCTGCACATCACAG GAGAGGGGGCCTCCACGCCCCGGCTGGCAGGGCCCCCACAGTCTCTCCCCTCCAGGAGCaactctctctctgccttccccctgCTGGAGCCCAAGAGTCAGTGGCGGCTGCAGGAGCGGCTGAGCGCGCCAACCATAG GTCTGGCCGCCActgtcctgccctctgcctccacaCCAGTCCTGTCACTCTTCCAACTCTCGGCAGCTGGAGATGTCTTCCACCAGCGCCTCCACCTCCAGGCAGACCCCAGGCCCGACTCTCCTGCCCCTACGGCTTCCTGGACCCCCCGGGCCACTTCCCGCTGCAGCCGGTGGCTGAAGACCCTGCTAGAGGTGCCTCTGACTCCCCCGATGTGGGCTGCACCCACCTTCTCCCACCGCCGTCTGCTGGGCAGCTTTGAGTCACGAGAGGTTGAGGGGAAAGTGCCAGAGGGTCTCCGCACAGCCATGGCCGAAGGGCGGCTCCTGCAGCACAGGGACCTGGGCTTGCTCCCAACCAGAGAGCAGCCCCCTGCGCCCGAGCCGGGCCCTGAGGATGAGCTCAGTGAGCGTTTGGAGGCAGCCTGGGAAGGCCAGGTGGCGGCCTGGTGGGAGAGGCGTCAGGGCGGCAGCTCAGGGCCTGGGAAACAGCCCAAGCGGCACAAGCGCCGGACTCAGCTGTCCAGCACCTTCTCCTCGCTCAGCGGCCGCTTGGACCTCTCGGATGCCACCAGCCCCCCTCGCAGCCCAGACCGGACAGTTCCTGAGGCCAGGCCTCAGCCCCCAGTGACCCCACCCTCCCAGGAGTTGACCCAGGGGCCGTGGGCAGAGGGGATCCCCTCGGAGCGGCAGCAAACCCTCCGGGACTACATGGCTGAGCTGCCTCTCCAAGGGGACACCCCAGGAGGGGcctctgcaccctcctcccagACTTCCAGCATCCGaggcacctcctccaggcagcagaCCCTCCGGGACTGCACTGTCAAGCTGCAGCTCCGAGGAGACACTGCAGGGGGTGCTTCCATGCCCTCCTCCCAGACCTCTAGCGTCCGGGCCACCCTCTCCAGGCAGCAAGCAGCCATCCTCTCCGGTTCTCAGCCGCTCCGGAAGAAGCCCCGCATGGGCTTCTGA
- the TAF1C gene encoding TATA box-binding protein-associated factor RNA polymerase I subunit C isoform X2 produces MDFPSSLPPSLFMTGPLGLSDVPDVSFMCSWRDALTLPESPPQASENGAPHLAKGLLWEPDTPGPLPLLPPGPDPWDPGLTARDLLFRGGYHFRRQPRAVLDVTEQLSQFLWDHGDIAFAPLGKLMLENFKLEGAQSRSKKKTVVSVKRLLQDLGGHQPWGCPWAYLSYRQRRFSILGGPVLATSLARLLGELLHEELAARWEQLLLDDAFTGGALAWVPGRMPGAGQLVYPAGGALDRLYFQKVSLTPGSEPRVLGDPGHIQLRGPVRQVVTRTVQGEALLAVRSDYHCALWKVGKPGQPAPLQVLQVEKGATGISLSPHLPGELTVCSRSGAVCLWNPQDGLRQVYKDPETLVFRDPSPWRWADFTAHPRVLTVGDRTGVKLVDTQGPPGCGLLLFRGGAEASCQKGERVLLTQYLGDCSPESLQPTFHLVCTQFSLYLVDERLPLVPLLKWNHGLSSTPVVAQLLPPPRPGCPRPLLLAGQAGELQLLHITGEGASTPRLAGPPQSLPSRSNSLSAFPLLEPKSQWRLQERLSAPTIGLAATVLPSASTPVLSLFQLSAAGDVFHQRLHLQADPRPDSPAPTASWTPRATSRCSRWLKTLLEVPLTPPMWAAPTFSHRRLLGSFESREVEGKVPEGLRTAMAEGRLLQHRDLGLLPTREQPPAPEPGPEDELSERLEAAWEGQVAAWWERRQGGSSGPGKQPKRHKRRTQLSSTFSSLSGRLDLSDATSPPRSPDRTVPEARPQPPVTPPSQELTQGPWAEGIPSERQQTLRDYMAELPLQGDTPGGASAPSSQTSSIRGTSSRQQTLRDCTVKLQLRGDTAGGASMPSSQTSSVRATLSRQQAAILSGSQPLRKKPRMGF; encoded by the exons ATGGacttccccagctccctcccgcCCTCATTGTTTATGACTGGCCCACTTGGTCTGAGCGATGTCCCTGATGTGTCCTTCATGTGCAGCTGGAGAGATGCGCTAACCCTACCAGAGTCCCCACCCCAAGCCTCTGAG AACGGGGCTCCACACTTGGCGAAGGGCCTGCTCTGGGAGCCAGACACCCCTGGGCCCCTTCCTTTGCTGCCTCCTGGTCCCG ATCCTTGGGACCCTGGCTTGACTGCCCGGGATCTGCTTTTCCGGGGAGGCTACCACTTCCGAAGACAGCCCCGTGCTGTGCTGGACGTTACTGAGCAG ctCAGCCAGTTCCTGTGGGACCATGGGGATATCGCCTTTGCACCCCTGGGGAAGCTGATGCTAGAGAATTTCAAACTGGAGGGAGCTCAG AGTCGCTCTAAGAAGAAGACAGTGGTCAGTGTGAAGAGGCTACTCCAGGACCTCGGTGGACACCAGCCCTGGGG TTGTCCCTGGGCTTACCTCAGCTACCGACAGCGCCGTTTCTCCATCCTTGGGGGCCCCGTCCTGGCTACATCGCTGGCGCGCCTCCTGGGAGAGCTGCTACATGAGGAGCTGGCAGCACGGTGGGAGCAGCTGCTCCTGGACGACGCCTTCACTGGGGGTGCGCTAGCCTGGGTGCCTGGCAGGATGCCCGGGGCCGGGCAGCTGGTCTACCCTGCAGGAGGCGCCCTGGACAGGCTGT ATTTCCAAAAGGTCAGTCTGACCCCAGGCAGTGAGCCCCGGGTTCTCGGGGACCCTGGCCACATCCAGCTCCGCGGACCTGTCCGGCAGGTGGTGACCCGCACTGTGCAGGGAGAAG CTCTGCTGGCAGTCCGCTCTGACTACCACTGTGCACTGTGGAAGGTCGGTAAGCCAGGGCAGCCGGCCCCTCTCCAGGTGCTGCAGGTTGAGAAGGGGGCCACCGGGATCAGCCTCAG CCCTCACCTGCCAGGAGAGCTGACCGTCTGCAGCCGTTCTGGAGCTGTCTGTCTGTGGAACCCCCAGGATGG GCTGCGGCAAGTCTACAAGGACCCCGAGACCCTTGTATTCCGAGACCCCTCTCCCTGGCGTTGGGCAGACTTCACCGCCCACCCTCGAGTGCTGACTGTGGGTGATCGCACTGGAGTGAAACTCGTCGACACTCAG GGTCCGCCGGGCTGTGGTCTGCTGCTTTTTCGGGGTGGGGCGGAAGCATCGTGCCAGAAAGGGGAACGTGTCCTACTGACCCAGTACCTGGGGGACTGCAGCCCCGAGTCTCTGCAGCCCACATTCCACCTTGTCTGTACCCAG TTCTCGCTCTACCTGGTAGACGAGCGTCTCCCCTTGGTGCCTCTGCTGAAGTGGAACCATGGCCTCTCTTCCACTCCTGTGGTGGCCCAgctgctgcccccgccccgccctggcTGCCCACGGCCACTGCTCCTGGCAGGCCAGGCCGGAGAGCTGCAGTTGCTGCACATCACAG GAGAGGGGGCCTCCACGCCCCGGCTGGCAGGGCCCCCACAGTCTCTCCCCTCCAGGAGCaactctctctctgccttccccctgCTGGAGCCCAAGAGTCAGTGGCGGCTGCAGGAGCGGCTGAGCGCGCCAACCATAG GTCTGGCCGCCActgtcctgccctctgcctccacaCCAGTCCTGTCACTCTTCCAACTCTCGGCAGCTGGAGATGTCTTCCACCAGCGCCTCCACCTCCAGGCAGACCCCAGGCCCGACTCTCCTGCCCCTACGGCTTCCTGGACCCCCCGGGCCACTTCCCGCTGCAGCCGGTGGCTGAAGACCCTGCTAGAGGTGCCTCTGACTCCCCCGATGTGGGCTGCACCCACCTTCTCCCACCGCCGTCTGCTGGGCAGCTTTGAGTCACGAGAGGTTGAGGGGAAAGTGCCAGAGGGTCTCCGCACAGCCATGGCCGAAGGGCGGCTCCTGCAGCACAGGGACCTGGGCTTGCTCCCAACCAGAGAGCAGCCCCCTGCGCCCGAGCCGGGCCCTGAGGATGAGCTCAGTGAGCGTTTGGAGGCAGCCTGGGAAGGCCAGGTGGCGGCCTGGTGGGAGAGGCGTCAGGGCGGCAGCTCAGGGCCTGGGAAACAGCCCAAGCGGCACAAGCGCCGGACTCAGCTGTCCAGCACCTTCTCCTCGCTCAGCGGCCGCTTGGACCTCTCGGATGCCACCAGCCCCCCTCGCAGCCCAGACCGGACAGTTCCTGAGGCCAGGCCTCAGCCCCCAGTGACCCCACCCTCCCAGGAGTTGACCCAGGGGCCGTGGGCAGAGGGGATCCCCTCGGAGCGGCAGCAAACCCTCCGGGACTACATGGCTGAGCTGCCTCTCCAAGGGGACACCCCAGGAGGGGcctctgcaccctcctcccagACTTCCAGCATCCGaggcacctcctccaggcagcagaCCCTCCGGGACTGCACTGTCAAGCTGCAGCTCCGAGGAGACACTGCAGGGGGTGCTTCCATGCCCTCCTCCCAGACCTCTAGCGTCCGGGCCACCCTCTCCAGGCAGCAAGCAGCCATCCTCTCCGGTTCTCAGCCGCTCCGGAAGAAGCCCCGCATGGGCTTCTGA
- the TAF1C gene encoding TATA box-binding protein-associated factor RNA polymerase I subunit C isoform X4, whose product MGWAGLAGGGDVEEARASLTTASTPPPHNSGGEEGICPWAYLSYRQRRFSILGGPVLATSLARLLGELLHEELAARWEQLLLDDAFTGGALAWVPGRMPGAGQLVYPAGGALDRLYFQKVSLTPGSEPRVLGDPGHIQLRGPVRQVVTRTVQGEALLAVRSDYHCALWKVGKPGQPAPLQVLQVEKGATGISLSPHLPGELTVCSRSGAVCLWNPQDGLRQVYKDPETLVFRDPSPWRWADFTAHPRVLTVGDRTGVKLVDTQGPPGCGLLLFRGGAEASCQKGERVLLTQYLGDCSPESLQPTFHLVCTQFSLYLVDERLPLVPLLKWNHGLSSTPVVAQLLPPPRPGCPRPLLLAGQAGELQLLHITGEGASTPRLAGPPQSLPSRSNSLSAFPLLEPKSQWRLQERLSAPTIGLAATVLPSASTPVLSLFQLSAAGDVFHQRLHLQADPRPDSPAPTASWTPRATSRCSRWLKTLLEVPLTPPMWAAPTFSHRRLLGSFESREVEGKVPEGLRTAMAEGRLLQHRDLGLLPTREQPPAPEPGPEDELSERLEAAWEGQVAAWWERRQGGSSGPGKQPKRHKRRTQLSSTFSSLSGRLDLSDATSPPRSPDRTVPEARPQPPVTPPSQELTQGPWAEGIPSERQQTLRDYMAELPLQGDTPGGASAPSSQTSSIRGTSSRQQTLRDCTVKLQLRGDTAGGASMPSSQTSSVRATLSRQQAAILSGSQPLRKKPRMGF is encoded by the exons ATGGGATGGGCAGGCCTAGCTGGTGGAGGGGATGTGGAAGAAGCCAGGGCATCCCTCACAACTGCCtccacaccaccaccacacaaTAGtggaggggaagaaggaat TTGTCCCTGGGCTTACCTCAGCTACCGACAGCGCCGTTTCTCCATCCTTGGGGGCCCCGTCCTGGCTACATCGCTGGCGCGCCTCCTGGGAGAGCTGCTACATGAGGAGCTGGCAGCACGGTGGGAGCAGCTGCTCCTGGACGACGCCTTCACTGGGGGTGCGCTAGCCTGGGTGCCTGGCAGGATGCCCGGGGCCGGGCAGCTGGTCTACCCTGCAGGAGGCGCCCTGGACAGGCTGT ATTTCCAAAAGGTCAGTCTGACCCCAGGCAGTGAGCCCCGGGTTCTCGGGGACCCTGGCCACATCCAGCTCCGCGGACCTGTCCGGCAGGTGGTGACCCGCACTGTGCAGGGAGAAG CTCTGCTGGCAGTCCGCTCTGACTACCACTGTGCACTGTGGAAGGTCGGTAAGCCAGGGCAGCCGGCCCCTCTCCAGGTGCTGCAGGTTGAGAAGGGGGCCACCGGGATCAGCCTCAG CCCTCACCTGCCAGGAGAGCTGACCGTCTGCAGCCGTTCTGGAGCTGTCTGTCTGTGGAACCCCCAGGATGG GCTGCGGCAAGTCTACAAGGACCCCGAGACCCTTGTATTCCGAGACCCCTCTCCCTGGCGTTGGGCAGACTTCACCGCCCACCCTCGAGTGCTGACTGTGGGTGATCGCACTGGAGTGAAACTCGTCGACACTCAG GGTCCGCCGGGCTGTGGTCTGCTGCTTTTTCGGGGTGGGGCGGAAGCATCGTGCCAGAAAGGGGAACGTGTCCTACTGACCCAGTACCTGGGGGACTGCAGCCCCGAGTCTCTGCAGCCCACATTCCACCTTGTCTGTACCCAG TTCTCGCTCTACCTGGTAGACGAGCGTCTCCCCTTGGTGCCTCTGCTGAAGTGGAACCATGGCCTCTCTTCCACTCCTGTGGTGGCCCAgctgctgcccccgccccgccctggcTGCCCACGGCCACTGCTCCTGGCAGGCCAGGCCGGAGAGCTGCAGTTGCTGCACATCACAG GAGAGGGGGCCTCCACGCCCCGGCTGGCAGGGCCCCCACAGTCTCTCCCCTCCAGGAGCaactctctctctgccttccccctgCTGGAGCCCAAGAGTCAGTGGCGGCTGCAGGAGCGGCTGAGCGCGCCAACCATAG GTCTGGCCGCCActgtcctgccctctgcctccacaCCAGTCCTGTCACTCTTCCAACTCTCGGCAGCTGGAGATGTCTTCCACCAGCGCCTCCACCTCCAGGCAGACCCCAGGCCCGACTCTCCTGCCCCTACGGCTTCCTGGACCCCCCGGGCCACTTCCCGCTGCAGCCGGTGGCTGAAGACCCTGCTAGAGGTGCCTCTGACTCCCCCGATGTGGGCTGCACCCACCTTCTCCCACCGCCGTCTGCTGGGCAGCTTTGAGTCACGAGAGGTTGAGGGGAAAGTGCCAGAGGGTCTCCGCACAGCCATGGCCGAAGGGCGGCTCCTGCAGCACAGGGACCTGGGCTTGCTCCCAACCAGAGAGCAGCCCCCTGCGCCCGAGCCGGGCCCTGAGGATGAGCTCAGTGAGCGTTTGGAGGCAGCCTGGGAAGGCCAGGTGGCGGCCTGGTGGGAGAGGCGTCAGGGCGGCAGCTCAGGGCCTGGGAAACAGCCCAAGCGGCACAAGCGCCGGACTCAGCTGTCCAGCACCTTCTCCTCGCTCAGCGGCCGCTTGGACCTCTCGGATGCCACCAGCCCCCCTCGCAGCCCAGACCGGACAGTTCCTGAGGCCAGGCCTCAGCCCCCAGTGACCCCACCCTCCCAGGAGTTGACCCAGGGGCCGTGGGCAGAGGGGATCCCCTCGGAGCGGCAGCAAACCCTCCGGGACTACATGGCTGAGCTGCCTCTCCAAGGGGACACCCCAGGAGGGGcctctgcaccctcctcccagACTTCCAGCATCCGaggcacctcctccaggcagcagaCCCTCCGGGACTGCACTGTCAAGCTGCAGCTCCGAGGAGACACTGCAGGGGGTGCTTCCATGCCCTCCTCCCAGACCTCTAGCGTCCGGGCCACCCTCTCCAGGCAGCAAGCAGCCATCCTCTCCGGTTCTCAGCCGCTCCGGAAGAAGCCCCGCATGGGCTTCTGA